A region of Gracilinanus agilis isolate LMUSP501 chromosome 3, AgileGrace, whole genome shotgun sequence DNA encodes the following proteins:
- the GRTP1 gene encoding growth hormone-regulated TBC protein 1 isoform X1: MEPSPQSLPPSLEKEREEEEQLRKLFIGGLSFETTDDSLREHFEKWGTLTDCVVMRDPQTKRSRGFGFVTYSCVEEVDAAMCARPHKVDGRVVEPKRAVSREDSVKPGAHLTMKKIFVGGIKEDTEEYNLRDYFEKYGKIETIEVMEDRQSGKKRGFAFVTFDDHDTVDKIVVQKYHTINGHNCEVKKALSKQEMQSAGSQRGRGGGSGNFMGRGGNFGRGGGNFGRGGNFGGRGGYGGGGGGSRGSYGGGDGGYNGFGGDGGNYGGGPGYSSRGGYGGGGGPGYGNQGGGYGGGGGGYDGYNEGGNFGGGNYGGSGNYNDFGNYSGQQQSNYGPMKGGSFGGRSSGSPYGGGYGSGGGSGGYGSRRF, translated from the exons ATGGAACCCTCGCCGCAGTCTCTGCCGCCTTCTTTAGAAAAGGAGCGCGAGGAGGAGGAG CAGTTGAGAAAACTGTTTATTGGTGGCTTGAGCTTTGAAACTACGGATGATAGTTTAAGAGAACACTTTGAAAAATGGGGCACTCTCACAGATTGTGTGGTGATGAGAGATCCCCAAACAAAACGTTCCAGAGGCTTTGGCTTTGTGACTTATTCTTGTGTAGAAGAGGTAGATGCAGCAATGTGTGCTCGGCCACATAAGGTTGATGGACGTGTAGTAGAACCAAAGAGAGCCGTTTCTAGAGAGGATTCTGTAAAACCTGGTGCACATCTAACCATGAAGAAAATTTTTGTTGGTGGTATTAAAGAAGATACAGAAGAATATAATTTAAGAGACTACTTTGAAAAGTATGGCAAGATCGAAACTATAGAAGTTATGGAAGATCGACAgagtggaaagaagagaggatttgCATTTGTAACTTTTGATGATCATGATACAGTTGACAAAATTGTTGTTCAGAAATATCATACTATTAATGGGCATAACTGTGAGGTGAAAAAAGCCCTTTCGAAGCAAGAGATGCAGTCTGCTGGGTCACAAAGAGGTCGTGGAGGTGGCTCAGGCAATTTTATGGGACGAGGAGGAAACTTTGGCCGTGGTGGTGGAAACTTTGGCCGTGGTGGAAATTTTGGTGGAAGAGGTggttatggtggtggtggtggtggcagcagAGGCAGTTATGGAGGTGGAGATGGTGGATATAATGGATTTGGTGGAGATGGTGGCAACTATGGAGGTGGTCCTGGCTACAGTAGTAGAGGGggttatggtggtggtggtggaccTGGATACGGAAACCAAGGTGGTggatatggtggtggtggtggaggataTGATGGTTACAATGAAGGAGGAAATTTTGGTGGTGGTAACTATGGTGGCAGTGGGAACTATAATGATTTTGGAAATTATAGTGGGCAGCAGCAATCAAATTATGGACCCATGAAAGGAGGCAGTTTTGGTGGAAGGAGCTCCGGCAGTCCTTATGGTGGTGGTTATGGATCTGGTGGTGGAAGTGGTGGATATGGTAGCAGAAGGTTCTAA
- the GRTP1 gene encoding growth hormone-regulated TBC protein 1 isoform X4, with product MLSPGLKMEVKQPPGRPQPDSGRRRRRRGEEGHDPKEPEQLRKLFIGGLSFETTDDSLREHFEKWGTLTDCVVMRDPQTKRSRGFGFVTYSCVEEVDAAMCARPHKVDGRVVEPKRAVSREDSVKPGAHLTMKKIFVGGIKEDTEEYNLRDYFEKYGKIETIEVMEDRQSGKKRGFAFVTFDDHDTVDKIVVQKYHTINGHNCEVKKALSKQEMQSAGSQRGRGGGSGNFMGRGGNFGRGGGNFGRGGNFGGRGGYGGGGGGSRGSYGGGDGGYNGFGGDGNFGGGNYGGSGNYNDFGNYSGQQQSNYGPMKGGSFGGRSSGSPYGGGYGSGGGSGGYGSRRF from the exons atgcTTAGTCCAGGTCTCAAAATGGAGGTAAAACAGCCGCCCGGCCGCCCCCAGCCCGACTCCGGCCGCCGTCGCCGCCGCCGGGGGGAGGAGGGTCATGATCCAAAGGAACCAGAGCAGTTGAGAAAACTGTTTATTGGTGGCTTGAGCTTTGAAACTACGGATGATAGTTTAAGAGAACACTTTGAAAAATGGGGCACTCTCACAGATTGTGTGGTGATGAGAGATCCCCAAACAAAACGTTCCAGAGGCTTTGGCTTTGTGACTTATTCTTGTGTAGAAGAGGTAGATGCAGCAATGTGTGCTCGGCCACATAAGGTTGATGGACGTGTAGTAGAACCAAAGAGAGCCGTTTCTAGAGAGGATTCTGTAAAACCTGGTGCACATCTAACCATGAAGAAAATTTTTGTTGGTGGTATTAAAGAAGATACAGAAGAATATAATTTAAGAGACTACTTTGAAAAGTATGGCAAGATCGAAACTATAGAAGTTATGGAAGATCGACAgagtggaaagaagagaggatttgCATTTGTAACTTTTGATGATCATGATACAGTTGACAAAATTGTTGTTCAGAAATATCATACTATTAATGGGCATAACTGTGAGGTGAAAAAAGCCCTTTCGAAGCAAGAGATGCAGTCTGCTGGGTCACAAAGAGGTCGTGGAGGTGGCTCAGGCAATTTTATGGGACGAGGAGGAAACTTTGGCCGTGGTGGTGGAAACTTTGGCCGTGGTGGAAATTTTGGTGGAAGAGGTggttatggtggtggtggtggtggcagcagAGGCAGTTATGGAGGTGGAGATGGTGGATATAATGGATTTGGTGGAGATG GAAATTTTGGTGGTGGTAACTATGGTGGCAGTGGGAACTATAATGATTTTGGAAATTATAGTGGGCAGCAGCAATCAAATTATGGACCCATGAAAGGAGGCAGTTTTGGTGGAAGGAGCTCCGGCAGTCCTTATGGTGGTGGTTATGGATCTGGTGGTGGAAGTGGTGGATATGGTAGCAGAAGGTTCTAA
- the GRTP1 gene encoding growth hormone-regulated TBC protein 1 isoform X3, whose product MLSPGLKMEVKQPPGRPQPDSGRRRRRRGEEGHDPKEPEQLRKLFIGGLSFETTDDSLREHFEKWGTLTDCVVMRDPQTKRSRGFGFVTYSCVEEVDAAMCARPHKVDGRVVEPKRAVSREDSVKPGAHLTMKKIFVGGIKEDTEEYNLRDYFEKYGKIETIEVMEDRQSGKKRGFAFVTFDDHDTVDKIVVQKYHTINGHNCEVKKALSKQEMQSAGGGYGGGGGGSRGSYGGGDGGYNGFGGDGGNYGGGPGYSSRGGYGGGGGPGYGNQGGGYGGGGGGYDGYNEGGNFGGGNYGGSGNYNDFGNYSGQQQSNYGPMKGGSFGGRSSGSPYGGGYGSGGGSGGYGSRRF is encoded by the exons atgcTTAGTCCAGGTCTCAAAATGGAGGTAAAACAGCCGCCCGGCCGCCCCCAGCCCGACTCCGGCCGCCGTCGCCGCCGCCGGGGGGAGGAGGGTCATGATCCAAAGGAACCAGAGCAGTTGAGAAAACTGTTTATTGGTGGCTTGAGCTTTGAAACTACGGATGATAGTTTAAGAGAACACTTTGAAAAATGGGGCACTCTCACAGATTGTGTGGTGATGAGAGATCCCCAAACAAAACGTTCCAGAGGCTTTGGCTTTGTGACTTATTCTTGTGTAGAAGAGGTAGATGCAGCAATGTGTGCTCGGCCACATAAGGTTGATGGACGTGTAGTAGAACCAAAGAGAGCCGTTTCTAGAGAGGATTCTGTAAAACCTGGTGCACATCTAACCATGAAGAAAATTTTTGTTGGTGGTATTAAAGAAGATACAGAAGAATATAATTTAAGAGACTACTTTGAAAAGTATGGCAAGATCGAAACTATAGAAGTTATGGAAGATCGACAgagtggaaagaagagaggatttgCATTTGTAACTTTTGATGATCATGATACAGTTGACAAAATTGTTGTTCAGAAATATCATACTATTAATGGGCATAACTGTGAGGTGAAAAAAGCCCTTTCGAAGCAAGAGATGCAGTCTGCTGG AGGTggttatggtggtggtggtggtggcagcagAGGCAGTTATGGAGGTGGAGATGGTGGATATAATGGATTTGGTGGAGATGGTGGCAACTATGGAGGTGGTCCTGGCTACAGTAGTAGAGGGggttatggtggtggtggtggaccTGGATACGGAAACCAAGGTGGTggatatggtggtggtggtggaggataTGATGGTTACAATGAAGGAGGAAATTTTGGTGGTGGTAACTATGGTGGCAGTGGGAACTATAATGATTTTGGAAATTATAGTGGGCAGCAGCAATCAAATTATGGACCCATGAAAGGAGGCAGTTTTGGTGGAAGGAGCTCCGGCAGTCCTTATGGTGGTGGTTATGGATCTGGTGGTGGAAGTGGTGGATATGGTAGCAGAAGGTTCTAA